The following proteins are encoded in a genomic region of Streptomyces sp. NBC_01723:
- a CDS encoding glycoside hydrolase family 18 protein, translating into MHVPHLPSARSLRTLFSALCSVALGAGLLAGAGTATATPPPQAPATQAAAGSKVVGYFTEWGTYDRKYYVKNVETSGSAAELTHINYAFGNVTGGKCAMGDAYAATDRAYTAAESVDGTADTWDQPLRGNFNQLLKLKEKHPDLKILWSFGGWTWSGGFTEAAKDPAAFAQSCYDLVENSKWADVFDGIDIDWEYPNACGLSCDESGRDAFPKLMSALRAKFGQDYLVTAAITADATAGGKIDAADYAGAAQYVDWYNPMTYDFFGAWDATGPTAPHSPLTSYSGIPKADYHSSATIAKLKGLGVPASKLLLGIGFYGRGWTGVTQSEPGSTATGPAKGTYENGIEDYKVLKTSCPATGTVAGTAYAKCGSDWWSYDTPQTIATKMSYKNEQGLGGTFFWELSGDTANGELIKAID; encoded by the coding sequence ATGCACGTCCCGCACCTCCCCAGCGCCCGCTCCCTGCGGACGCTCTTCTCCGCCCTGTGTTCCGTCGCCCTCGGCGCGGGGCTGCTGGCCGGCGCCGGCACGGCCACGGCCACGCCTCCTCCGCAGGCGCCCGCCACGCAGGCCGCGGCCGGTTCCAAGGTCGTCGGCTACTTCACCGAATGGGGCACCTACGACCGGAAGTACTACGTCAAGAACGTCGAGACCTCCGGTTCCGCCGCCGAACTGACCCACATCAACTACGCCTTCGGCAACGTCACCGGCGGCAAGTGCGCGATGGGCGACGCCTACGCGGCGACCGACCGGGCGTACACCGCGGCCGAGTCCGTCGACGGGACCGCCGACACCTGGGACCAGCCGCTGCGGGGCAACTTCAACCAGCTGCTCAAGCTGAAGGAGAAGCACCCCGACCTCAAGATCCTGTGGTCCTTCGGCGGCTGGACCTGGTCCGGCGGGTTCACGGAGGCCGCCAAGGACCCGGCCGCCTTCGCCCAGTCCTGCTACGACCTGGTCGAGAACTCCAAGTGGGCCGATGTCTTCGACGGCATCGACATCGACTGGGAGTACCCCAACGCCTGCGGCCTGAGCTGCGACGAGAGCGGCCGGGACGCGTTCCCGAAGCTGATGAGCGCGCTGCGTGCCAAGTTCGGCCAGGACTACCTGGTGACCGCGGCGATCACGGCCGACGCGACGGCCGGCGGCAAGATCGACGCGGCCGACTACGCGGGCGCCGCCCAGTACGTCGACTGGTACAACCCGATGACGTACGACTTCTTCGGCGCCTGGGACGCCACCGGACCGACCGCGCCGCACTCGCCGCTCACCTCGTACTCCGGCATTCCCAAGGCGGACTACCACTCCTCGGCGACCATCGCGAAGCTCAAGGGCCTCGGCGTTCCGGCCTCGAAGCTGCTGCTCGGCATCGGCTTCTACGGCCGCGGCTGGACCGGCGTCACCCAGTCGGAGCCCGGCTCCACCGCGACCGGCCCGGCGAAGGGCACGTACGAGAACGGCATCGAGGACTACAAGGTGCTGAAGACCAGTTGCCCGGCGACCGGCACGGTGGCGGGCACCGCATACGCCAAGTGCGGCAGCGACTGGTGGAGTTACGACACCCCGCAGACCATCGCGACCAAGATGTCGTACAAGAACGAGCAGGGTCTGGGCGGGACGTTCTTCTGGGAGCTGAGCGGTGACACCGCGAACGGTGAGCTGATCAAGGCGATCGACTGA
- a CDS encoding TetR/AcrR family transcriptional regulator yields the protein MNISQQRADARPRARGTERSLARRAELIAIGRRLFADTSYDALSMDDIARQAHVAKGLIYYYFQSKRGYYLAIIQDSVADLVTTAARGTELPQVDRVQRTIDGYLRYAEHNQAAYRTIVSGGVGFDAEVHAIRDGVREAIVATIAEGAYGRSDIGPLARMGLLAWVCSVEGATLDWIGRPELLRETMRELLVKSLGGTLRAIEELDPAYPAPEPARRDS from the coding sequence TTGAATATCAGTCAACAACGTGCCGACGCCCGTCCCCGGGCGCGCGGCACCGAGCGGTCGCTGGCACGTCGCGCCGAACTCATCGCCATCGGGCGGAGGTTGTTCGCGGACACGTCCTACGACGCGCTCTCGATGGACGACATCGCCCGCCAGGCGCATGTCGCCAAAGGGCTGATCTACTACTACTTCCAGTCCAAGCGGGGCTACTACCTGGCGATCATCCAGGACTCCGTCGCCGACCTGGTCACCACCGCCGCCCGGGGCACCGAACTGCCCCAGGTGGACCGCGTGCAGCGCACCATCGACGGCTACCTGCGCTACGCCGAGCACAACCAGGCCGCCTACCGGACCATCGTCAGCGGCGGGGTCGGCTTCGACGCCGAGGTGCACGCCATCCGGGACGGGGTGCGCGAGGCCATCGTCGCCACCATCGCGGAGGGGGCCTACGGCCGCTCCGACATCGGGCCGCTGGCCCGCATGGGCCTGCTCGCCTGGGTGTGCAGCGTCGAGGGCGCCACCCTCGACTGGATCGGCCGGCCCGAACTGCTCCGCGAGACCATGCGCGAACTCCTGGTCAAGTCGCTCGGCGGCACCCTGCGCGCCATCGAGGAGCTGGACCCCGCCTACCCGGCCCCGGAGCCCGCCCGCCGCGACAGCTGA
- a CDS encoding SCO1431 family membrane protein, whose product MTAHTATAARVRTGGPKDDGPKIVEHVMGWTLVVVVAMLVVQLGLL is encoded by the coding sequence ATGACCGCACACACCGCCACCGCCGCCCGTGTCCGTACCGGCGGCCCCAAGGACGACGGTCCGAAGATCGTCGAGCACGTCATGGGATGGACCCTCGTCGTGGTGGTCGCGATGCTCGTGGTTCAGCTGGGGCTGCTGTGA
- a CDS encoding peptidase C39 family protein produces the protein MSRAEQPSRRAVLAAAVAAAAVAGGAVPATAEAAASGAGTGGGDGDTGRAPARRVDYRAWTTYSDWRRGTTRGARVAAGSRPGVTIGTPAGTTDYTDPHTGTTAAWEYATWTSPVHRLTVPSTEAIASWNAHTPSGTWIQVELRGTYSDGTDTPWYVMGRWTAGDGDQDIRRTSVDDQGDGRSSVWTDTFAVDDAASGLRLASYRLRLTLYRRPGTRSAPTVWRLGAMGSDVPDRFTVPASAPGLARELRVPRYSQEIHKGQYPEYDNGGEAWCSPTSSQMIIEYWGGRLTEDQLSWVDPSYADPQVCHAARCTYDNQYSGCGNWPFNAAYAATFKGLQGVVTRLGSLTDLETLIAAGIPAITSQSFLEKELTGAGYGTSGHLMTVIGFTADGDVIANDPASDDNEAVRRVYKRREWENIWLRTKRYNADGKVVSGTGGVCYLYFPAHPSARQRRALAAVGVR, from the coding sequence ATGAGCAGAGCCGAACAGCCGTCCCGCAGAGCCGTCCTGGCCGCGGCAGTCGCCGCGGCCGCCGTCGCCGGTGGCGCGGTCCCGGCCACCGCCGAGGCCGCCGCGTCCGGCGCGGGCACCGGCGGTGGCGACGGGGACACCGGCCGCGCCCCCGCCCGCCGGGTCGACTACCGCGCCTGGACGACCTACAGCGACTGGCGGCGCGGTACCACCCGGGGGGCCCGGGTCGCGGCGGGCTCCCGGCCCGGCGTGACGATCGGCACCCCGGCCGGCACCACCGACTACACCGACCCGCACACCGGCACCACCGCCGCCTGGGAGTACGCCACCTGGACCTCGCCCGTCCACCGGCTCACCGTGCCCTCGACGGAGGCCATCGCCTCCTGGAACGCGCACACCCCGAGCGGCACCTGGATCCAGGTCGAGCTGCGCGGCACCTACTCCGACGGCACGGACACGCCCTGGTACGTGATGGGCCGCTGGACGGCGGGCGACGGTGACCAGGACATCCGCCGCACCTCGGTCGACGACCAGGGCGACGGCAGGAGCAGCGTCTGGACGGACACCTTCGCGGTCGACGACGCGGCCTCGGGCCTCCGCCTGGCCTCCTACCGGCTCCGGCTCACCCTGTACCGGCGCCCCGGCACGCGGAGCGCGCCCACCGTCTGGCGGCTCGGCGCGATGGGGTCCGACGTCCCCGACCGCTTCACCGTCCCGGCCTCCGCGCCCGGCCTCGCCCGGGAACTGCGCGTCCCGCGCTACTCGCAGGAGATCCACAAGGGCCAGTACCCCGAGTACGACAACGGCGGCGAGGCCTGGTGCAGCCCCACCTCCTCGCAGATGATCATCGAGTACTGGGGTGGCAGGCTCACCGAGGACCAGCTCTCCTGGGTCGACCCCTCCTACGCCGACCCGCAGGTCTGCCACGCGGCCCGGTGCACGTACGACAACCAGTACTCCGGCTGCGGCAACTGGCCGTTCAACGCCGCCTACGCGGCCACCTTCAAGGGCCTCCAGGGCGTGGTGACCCGCCTCGGCTCCCTCACCGACCTGGAGACGCTGATCGCGGCCGGCATCCCGGCCATAACGTCCCAGTCGTTCCTGGAGAAGGAGCTGACCGGGGCGGGGTACGGCACCTCGGGCCACCTGATGACCGTGATCGGCTTCACCGCCGACGGGGACGTGATCGCCAACGACCCCGCCTCCGACGACAACGAGGCGGTGCGGCGCGTCTACAAGCGGCGCGAGTGGGAGAACATCTGGCTGCGGACCAAGCGGTACAACGCCGACGGCAAGGTCGTCTCCGGCACCGGCGGCGTCTGCTACCTGTACTTCCCGGCCCACCCGAGCGCGCGCCAGCGCAGGGCGCTCGCGGCGGTGGGCGTGCGCTGA
- a CDS encoding uridine kinase family protein, translating to MSVPSCRTGSVIHDLAARLRRLPPSCGPVRLIGVDGHAGSGKSTFAGRLAAGLGGAPVLRLDDIASHDELFDWTDRLLGQVIEPLRHGDTAHYTPYDWRSRRFGAARPLPPAPVVLVEGVGAGRRALRPHLALLFWMDLPAEEAWARGRARDGAEQREFWDGWVPAERRHLTDDPSRPFAHCLVRQREEGYEVLPGPAGTTSGPPFFTQGDGPSAMC from the coding sequence GTGTCCGTCCCCTCGTGCCGCACAGGATCCGTCATCCACGACCTCGCCGCCCGGCTCCGCCGCCTTCCGCCCTCCTGCGGGCCCGTGCGCCTGATCGGCGTCGACGGGCACGCCGGTTCCGGGAAGTCCACGTTCGCCGGACGGCTGGCGGCCGGGCTGGGCGGCGCACCGGTGCTGCGCCTCGACGACATCGCCAGTCACGACGAACTGTTCGACTGGACCGACCGGCTGCTCGGCCAGGTGATCGAGCCGCTGCGACACGGGGACACCGCGCACTACACCCCCTACGACTGGCGGTCCCGGCGCTTCGGGGCGGCGCGTCCGCTGCCGCCCGCGCCGGTGGTACTGGTCGAGGGGGTCGGCGCGGGCCGTCGGGCGCTCCGTCCGCACCTGGCGCTGCTGTTCTGGATGGACCTGCCCGCCGAGGAGGCGTGGGCCCGCGGCCGGGCGCGCGACGGAGCGGAACAGCGGGAGTTCTGGGACGGATGGGTTCCGGCGGAGCGCCGCCACCTCACGGACGACCCTTCGCGCCCCTTCGCGCACTGCCTGGTACGGCAGAGGGAGGAGGGGTACGAGGTGCTGCCGGGGCCGGCGGGGACCACTTCCGGACCCCCTTTTTTCACGCAGGGTGACGGACCGTCGGCAATGTGCTGA
- a CDS encoding AAA family ATPase, which yields MDFGTRGPQAPADLAWLRGVDAYTMGAYPQAEEEFRTAVRIDPTMADGWLGLHALRVDTTNALLRMFRNRERFGEQRARHRRTLNSWYWLGWWVQPVLENPRDLLLAHASHWLDGRHVPELDRALAGLPPVDTDAQVRFLHACRAYLVKDWEQLVRHTDPLLGDPLLGIEAGLFSGMARVRLEMFGQAEPLLSAALMRCRSEQPQRKELRYWLARAHEGTGRSAAALPLYRAVHRVDPAFMDTSARLAAIDESDGYDDAADLAGLSGAGPGLDGLDGLDPLFGTEQRDLKVSAPGSSPGSPLPTLSGPPVRHKADGADPALPTGPTDPALLEEALAELERMVGLEPVKRQVKALSAQLNMARLRAGQGLPVQPPKRHFVFSGPSGTGKTTVARILGRVFYALGLLGGDHLVEAQRADLVGEYLGQTAVKANELIDSALGGVLFVDEAYSLSNSGYGKGDAYGDEALQVLLKRAEDNRDHLVVILAGYPEGMDRLLAANPGLSSRFTSRVDFPSYRPLELTSIGEVLAAENGDGWDEEALDELRSIAGHVVDQGWIDELGNGRFLRTLYEKSCAYRDLRLSVCPGELTRDDLATLRLPDLMQAYGEVLSGRGPQDPPTG from the coding sequence ATGGACTTCGGCACGCGGGGCCCGCAGGCCCCGGCCGACCTCGCCTGGCTGCGCGGCGTGGACGCCTACACCATGGGGGCCTACCCGCAGGCGGAGGAGGAGTTCCGGACCGCGGTACGCATCGACCCCACCATGGCCGACGGCTGGCTGGGGCTGCACGCCCTGCGCGTCGACACCACGAACGCCTTGCTGCGGATGTTCCGCAACCGGGAGCGTTTCGGCGAGCAGCGCGCCCGCCACCGTCGCACCCTCAACTCCTGGTACTGGCTGGGCTGGTGGGTGCAGCCCGTGCTGGAGAACCCGCGCGACCTGCTGCTCGCGCACGCCTCCCACTGGCTGGACGGCCGCCACGTCCCGGAGCTGGACCGGGCGCTGGCCGGGCTGCCGCCGGTCGACACCGACGCCCAGGTCCGCTTCCTGCACGCCTGCCGCGCCTACCTCGTCAAGGACTGGGAGCAGCTCGTCCGGCACACCGACCCCCTGCTCGGCGATCCCCTGCTGGGCATCGAGGCCGGCCTCTTCAGCGGCATGGCCCGGGTCCGCCTGGAGATGTTCGGCCAGGCCGAGCCGCTGCTGTCGGCCGCCCTGATGCGGTGCCGCAGCGAGCAGCCCCAGCGCAAGGAGCTGCGCTACTGGCTGGCGCGGGCCCACGAGGGCACCGGCCGCAGCGCCGCGGCACTCCCCCTGTACCGGGCCGTGCACCGCGTCGACCCGGCGTTCATGGACACCTCGGCCCGGCTGGCGGCGATCGACGAGAGCGACGGCTACGACGACGCCGCCGACCTCGCGGGCCTCTCCGGAGCCGGCCCGGGCTTGGACGGCCTGGACGGTCTTGACCCGCTCTTCGGCACCGAGCAGCGCGACCTCAAGGTCTCCGCGCCCGGGTCCTCGCCGGGCTCGCCGCTGCCCACGCTGAGCGGACCGCCGGTGCGCCACAAGGCCGACGGGGCCGATCCGGCCCTGCCGACCGGGCCCACCGACCCCGCGTTGCTGGAGGAGGCGCTCGCCGAGCTGGAGCGCATGGTGGGACTCGAGCCGGTGAAGCGTCAGGTCAAGGCGCTGTCCGCACAGCTGAACATGGCGCGGCTGCGCGCCGGGCAGGGCCTGCCGGTCCAGCCGCCCAAACGTCACTTCGTCTTCTCCGGCCCCTCCGGCACCGGCAAGACCACCGTGGCCCGCATCCTGGGCCGCGTCTTCTACGCCCTCGGCCTGCTCGGCGGTGACCACCTGGTGGAGGCGCAGCGGGCCGACCTGGTCGGCGAGTACCTCGGCCAGACCGCTGTGAAGGCCAACGAACTGATCGACTCCGCGCTCGGCGGCGTCCTCTTCGTGGACGAGGCGTACTCCCTGTCCAACTCCGGCTACGGCAAGGGCGACGCGTACGGCGACGAGGCGCTCCAGGTGCTGCTGAAGCGCGCCGAGGACAACCGCGACCACCTGGTGGTGATCCTGGCCGGCTATCCGGAGGGCATGGACCGGCTGCTCGCCGCCAACCCGGGGCTGTCCTCCCGCTTCACCTCGCGGGTCGACTTCCCCTCGTACCGGCCGCTGGAGCTGACCTCGATCGGTGAGGTGCTCGCGGCCGAGAACGGGGACGGGTGGGACGAGGAGGCGCTGGACGAGCTGCGGTCGATCGCCGGGCACGTGGTGGACCAGGGGTGGATCGACGAGTTGGGCAACGGGCGGTTCCTGCGGACGCTGTACGAGAAGAGCTGCGCCTACCGGGATCTGCGGTTGTCGGTCTGTCCCGGCGAGCTGACCCGGGACGACCTGGCTACGTTGCGGCTGCCGGACTTGATGCAGGCGTATGGGGAGGTGCTGTCGGGGCGGGGGCCGCAGGATCCGCCGACCGGGTGA
- a CDS encoding hemolysin family protein, whose translation MSVLQLLFAALLVLANGFFVGAEFALVSVRRSQIEPLGTARARQVLYGLERLPRMMAAAQFGITVCSLTLGAVAEPTVAHLLEPAFAWIHLPHGMIHPLGYVIALAVVVFCHLVIGEMVPKNLAMAAPEKAALWLSPGLVAFARLCGPVTVALGACARVVLRLFRVEPKDEVEAVFTSEQLNRLVEDAGQAGLLDPEEQERLEDALELGSRPVTDVLLKRESLVTVSPSVTPARIVALTARTGYSRFPVAAGQGAFMGYLHVKDVLDLEESERAVPQHLWRPMTTLRPELPLDDALTVMRRAATHLAQVTDASGRVLGLVALEDVLELLVGEVRDPAHRVVTPQLTRSADPAAPAPTAPPHTPASSPAAAT comes from the coding sequence ATGAGCGTCCTGCAACTCCTCTTCGCGGCGCTGCTCGTGCTCGCCAACGGGTTCTTCGTCGGCGCCGAGTTCGCGCTGGTCTCGGTGCGCCGCAGCCAGATCGAACCACTCGGCACCGCCCGCGCCCGCCAGGTCCTGTACGGGCTGGAGCGGCTGCCGCGGATGATGGCCGCCGCCCAGTTCGGGATCACCGTCTGCTCACTGACGCTCGGCGCCGTCGCCGAACCGACCGTCGCGCATCTGCTGGAGCCCGCCTTCGCGTGGATCCACCTGCCGCACGGCATGATCCACCCGCTCGGCTACGTCATCGCGCTGGCCGTCGTGGTCTTCTGCCACCTCGTCATCGGCGAGATGGTCCCGAAGAACCTCGCGATGGCCGCCCCCGAGAAGGCCGCCCTGTGGCTCAGCCCCGGCCTGGTCGCCTTCGCCCGCCTCTGCGGACCGGTCACCGTCGCACTCGGCGCCTGCGCGCGGGTCGTCCTGCGGCTGTTCCGCGTCGAGCCCAAGGACGAGGTCGAGGCCGTCTTCACCAGCGAGCAGCTCAACCGCCTGGTGGAGGACGCCGGCCAGGCCGGCCTGCTCGACCCGGAGGAGCAGGAACGCCTGGAGGACGCCCTGGAACTGGGCTCCCGCCCGGTCACCGACGTGCTCCTCAAGAGGGAGTCCCTGGTGACGGTCAGCCCCTCGGTCACCCCGGCCCGGATCGTCGCGCTCACCGCCCGCACCGGGTACTCGCGCTTCCCGGTCGCCGCCGGACAGGGCGCCTTCATGGGGTACCTGCACGTCAAGGACGTCCTCGACCTGGAGGAGTCCGAGCGGGCCGTGCCCCAGCACCTCTGGCGCCCGATGACCACGCTGCGCCCCGAACTGCCCCTCGACGACGCCCTCACGGTGATGCGCCGCGCGGCCACCCACCTGGCCCAGGTGACGGACGCCTCCGGCCGGGTGCTGGGCCTGGTCGCTCTGGAGGACGTGCTGGAGCTGCTGGTGGGGGAGGTCAGGGACCCGGCCCACCGGGTGGTGACGCCGCAGCTCACCCGGTCGGCGGATCCTGCGGCCCCCGCCCCGACAGCACCTCCCCATACGCCTGCATCAAGTCCGGCAGCCGCAACGTAG
- a CDS encoding hemolysin family protein yields MTTPLLLLAAAFLLILANGFFVAAEFGLVTVERPDAEQAAADGDRRAHRVVESLKELSFQLSGTQLGITITSLVVGMLAEPALAQLLDGPFTAVGVPDGAVPGVSVVVGMLLASAVQMVIGELVPKNWAVSRPLQVARFVAGPQHAFARLFHPVIAALNSVANRLVRALGIEPAEELASARTPGELVSLARHSARAGALEQGTADLFVRTLSLGDLTAQHVMTPRVKVSALHSSATAQDVVNLTRATGLSRFPVYRERIDEIVGMVHLKDALAVPAHDRLRVLTGRIARPALLVPETLPVRPLLARLRSEQPIAVVVDEYGGTAGVVTLEDIVEEIVGEVRDEHDGLDAPELAPAPPEDGRPAWDVDGSCRVDALRRVGLEAPDGPYETVAGLVADLLGRIPAVGDRAELPGWRLSVRQVGHYRAERIRLVRTAPVSVPEAAR; encoded by the coding sequence ATGACCACCCCCCTGCTGCTCCTGGCAGCCGCTTTCCTGCTGATCCTCGCCAACGGCTTCTTCGTCGCCGCCGAGTTCGGCCTCGTCACCGTCGAACGGCCGGACGCCGAACAGGCCGCCGCCGACGGTGACCGGCGGGCCCACCGGGTCGTCGAATCCCTCAAGGAGCTGTCCTTCCAGCTCTCCGGCACCCAGCTCGGGATCACCATCACCTCCCTGGTCGTCGGCATGCTCGCCGAACCGGCGCTCGCCCAGCTCCTGGACGGCCCGTTCACGGCCGTCGGCGTCCCCGACGGCGCCGTGCCCGGCGTGTCGGTCGTCGTCGGCATGCTGCTGGCCTCGGCGGTGCAGATGGTGATCGGCGAGCTGGTGCCCAAGAACTGGGCGGTCTCCAGGCCCCTCCAGGTCGCGCGCTTCGTCGCCGGCCCGCAGCACGCCTTCGCCCGGCTCTTCCACCCCGTGATCGCGGCCCTGAACTCCGTGGCCAACCGCCTGGTCCGCGCACTCGGCATCGAGCCCGCCGAAGAGCTGGCCTCCGCCCGCACCCCCGGCGAACTGGTCTCCCTGGCCCGGCACTCCGCCCGCGCCGGCGCGCTGGAACAGGGCACCGCCGACCTCTTCGTGCGGACCCTGTCCCTGGGCGACCTGACCGCCCAGCACGTCATGACCCCGCGGGTGAAGGTCAGCGCCCTGCACTCCTCGGCCACCGCCCAGGACGTGGTCAACCTGACCCGCGCCACCGGACTGTCCCGCTTCCCCGTCTACCGGGAGAGGATCGACGAGATCGTCGGCATGGTGCACCTCAAGGACGCGCTCGCCGTCCCCGCCCACGACCGGCTGCGCGTCCTGACCGGCCGGATCGCCCGCCCGGCGCTGCTCGTCCCCGAGACGCTGCCCGTCCGGCCGCTCCTCGCCCGCCTGCGCAGCGAGCAGCCCATCGCGGTCGTGGTCGACGAGTACGGCGGCACGGCCGGCGTCGTCACGCTGGAGGACATCGTCGAGGAGATCGTCGGCGAGGTCCGCGACGAGCACGACGGCCTGGACGCGCCCGAACTGGCCCCCGCCCCGCCCGAGGACGGCCGCCCCGCCTGGGACGTCGACGGCAGCTGCCGCGTCGACGCCCTGCGCCGCGTCGGTCTCGAAGCGCCCGACGGTCCGTACGAGACCGTGGCCGGGCTCGTCGCCGACCTGCTCGGCCGCATCCCCGCCGTCGGCGACCGCGCGGAGCTGCCCGGCTGGCGGCTCTCCGTCCGCCAGGTCGGCCACTACCGCGCCGAACGGATACGGCTGGTGCGCACGGCGCCGGTCTCGGTGCCGGAGGCCGCCCGATGA
- a CDS encoding PH domain-containing protein, whose amino-acid sequence MPDTTPDLPALPVTFRPGRTRAVLIVLAVATFATITAVGTVLAGLGTGERLSFVLTALLLAGGLLLLARPHVAADATGVTVVNLTTRRRLAWPEILRVNLRHGDPWVFLDLSDGTSLPVLGIQPGIAKQRAIADARALRALVEARSGAQPDPTRD is encoded by the coding sequence ATGCCCGACACCACGCCGGACCTGCCCGCCCTGCCCGTCACCTTCCGGCCGGGCCGCACCCGCGCCGTCCTGATCGTCCTCGCCGTCGCCACCTTCGCGACCATCACGGCGGTCGGGACGGTGCTCGCCGGCCTCGGGACGGGGGAGCGCCTCAGCTTCGTGCTGACGGCCCTCCTCCTGGCCGGCGGACTGCTCCTGCTGGCCCGGCCTCACGTCGCCGCCGACGCGACGGGCGTCACGGTCGTCAACCTGACCACCAGGCGGCGCCTGGCCTGGCCCGAGATCCTCCGGGTCAACCTCCGCCACGGCGACCCCTGGGTCTTCCTCGACCTCAGCGACGGCACCAGCCTGCCCGTGCTCGGCATCCAGCCGGGCATCGCCAAGCAGCGCGCCATCGCCGACGCCCGCGCCCTGCGCGCCCTCGTGGAGGCCCGGTCCGGCGCCCAACCCGATCCGACGCGTGACTGA
- the hisG gene encoding ATP phosphoribosyltransferase yields the protein MLRIAVPNKGSLSGPAADMLHEAGYQQRRESKELRVVDPTNEVEFFYLRPRDIAIYVSSGKLDIGITGRDLLIDSGADAEEILPLGFARSTFRFAGKPGAAGGIEDLKGRTVATSYEGIVAAHLADRGIDASVVHLDGAVETAIELGVAEVIADVVETGTSLRNAGLEVFGEPIMKSEAVVIRRAGAEPDEATEPKVQQFLRRLQGVLVARTYVMMDYDCRVEQLEKAVALTPGLESPTVSPLHNEGWVAVRAMVPAKEAQRIMDDLYEIGARAILTTAIHACRL from the coding sequence ATGCTGCGCATCGCCGTCCCCAACAAGGGTTCCCTCTCCGGCCCTGCGGCGGACATGCTGCATGAGGCCGGCTACCAGCAGCGCCGCGAGTCCAAGGAACTGCGCGTCGTCGACCCGACCAACGAGGTCGAGTTCTTCTACCTCCGGCCCCGCGACATCGCGATCTACGTCTCCTCCGGCAAGCTGGACATCGGCATCACCGGCCGGGACCTGCTGATCGACTCCGGCGCCGACGCGGAGGAGATCCTGCCGCTCGGCTTCGCCCGCTCCACCTTCCGCTTCGCCGGAAAGCCGGGCGCGGCAGGCGGCATCGAGGACCTCAAGGGCCGCACCGTCGCCACCTCCTACGAGGGCATCGTCGCCGCCCACCTGGCCGACCGGGGCATCGACGCCTCCGTCGTCCACCTCGACGGCGCCGTCGAGACCGCCATCGAACTCGGCGTCGCCGAGGTCATCGCCGACGTCGTGGAGACCGGCACCTCCCTGCGCAACGCGGGCCTGGAGGTCTTCGGCGAGCCCATCATGAAGTCCGAGGCCGTCGTGATCCGCCGCGCGGGCGCCGAGCCCGACGAGGCCACCGAGCCCAAGGTCCAGCAGTTCCTGCGCCGCCTCCAGGGCGTCCTGGTCGCCCGGACGTACGTGATGATGGACTACGACTGCCGCGTCGAGCAGCTGGAGAAGGCCGTCGCGCTCACCCCCGGCCTCGAATCCCCCACGGTCTCCCCGCTGCACAACGAGGGCTGGGTCGCCGTCCGCGCGATGGTCCCCGCCAAGGAGGCCCAGCGGATCATGGACGACCTCTACGAGATCGGCGCCCGGGCCATCCTGACCACGGCCATCCACGCCTGCCGTCTCTGA
- a CDS encoding phosphoribosyl-ATP diphosphatase, with protein sequence MSNKTFEELFTELQHKAANGDPATSRTAELVDKGVHAIGKKVVEEAAEVWMAAEYEGKDAAAEEISQLLYHVQVMMVARGISLDDVYAHL encoded by the coding sequence ATGTCCAATAAGACGTTCGAGGAGCTCTTCACCGAGCTCCAGCACAAGGCCGCAAACGGCGACCCCGCCACCTCCCGCACCGCCGAGCTGGTGGACAAGGGGGTCCATGCCATCGGCAAGAAGGTCGTCGAGGAGGCCGCCGAGGTCTGGATGGCCGCCGAGTACGAGGGCAAGGACGCGGCGGCCGAGGAGATCTCGCAGCTGCTGTACCACGTCCAGGTGATGATGGTCGCCCGCGGCATCTCCCTGGACGACGTCTACGCCCACCTGTGA
- the ribH gene encoding 6,7-dimethyl-8-ribityllumazine synthase, translating into MSGKGAPELSVRNVGDLRVAVVAAQWHDQVMDGLVDGALRALHDLGIDEPTLLRVPGSFELPVVAKVLAGRGYDAVVALGVVIRGGTPHFDYVCQGVTQGLVQVSVETGVPIGFGVLTCDTEEQALDRAGLEGSNEDKGHEAVTAAVATAATLRSVSEPWR; encoded by the coding sequence GTGAGCGGCAAGGGTGCACCGGAACTGTCCGTACGCAACGTGGGGGACCTGCGGGTCGCCGTCGTCGCGGCACAGTGGCACGACCAGGTGATGGACGGACTGGTGGACGGCGCCCTGCGCGCCCTGCACGACCTCGGCATCGACGAGCCGACCCTGCTCAGGGTCCCCGGCAGCTTCGAGCTCCCGGTGGTCGCCAAGGTCCTCGCGGGCCGTGGCTACGACGCGGTCGTCGCCCTCGGCGTCGTCATCCGCGGCGGCACCCCCCACTTCGACTACGTGTGCCAGGGCGTCACCCAGGGCCTGGTCCAGGTCTCCGTGGAGACCGGCGTCCCCATCGGCTTCGGCGTCCTCACCTGCGACACCGAGGAGCAGGCCCTGGACCGCGCCGGACTGGAAGGCTCCAACGAGGACAAGGGGCACGAGGCGGTGACCGCGGCCGTCGCCACGGCGGCCACGCTCCGCTCAGTATCCGAACCGTGGCGCTAG